One window of the Anopheles cruzii chromosome 2, idAnoCruzAS_RS32_06, whole genome shotgun sequence genome contains the following:
- the LOC128278590 gene encoding zinc finger protein 226-like gives MAEPCSFESNTGPTNRDELQYCAANFNHLCRLCLSNDRLVSIFSNVQGRNVYYVRQYVKFALDLLTIKINKHDTMPNFLCERCERNLYIIAKFKKKCDDSLRILRRVSDSIKAAKKVEPMVTDTTGRNRQRKRKSMKTKSPAAQQQEYIDILQKLPQGINVGKIKKDQTIDVVKEDEKNNQASNESACKKSFHSSIEVHVLKEEVLPEDEEQQEQHLIERPFDDLGDSDLGEFEQDDDWVPMVPDDTRTYRPSAYHEDQTVALEEEEGHEDEEEVPDYDEDKLEWEQCAPTRKYSTRRSTREREEADGVKASKAKIVCSVCGSMVNNIKTHMTIHSEVRPHQCEQCPKSFTSRHKLQSHTNSVHLRRRDFKCEVCGKAFLEKNNLKGHLRIHIGERKYRCDLCPKTFLFAGTLRCHKLTHTQEKTHACQVCGKLFLMRTTLNKHLRVHNDERPHQCDVCDKRFRTATHKVVHMRTHTGEKPLVCRICGMGFAQHKARSVHLKTKHLDQLVALNLIDEKGHLKV, from the exons ATGGCTGAACCATGTTCCTTCGAGTCAAACACAGGACCAACTAATCGAGACGAGCTGCAGTATTGTGCCGCCAATTTCAACCACCTCTGCCGGCTATGTCTGTCCAACGATCGGCTTGTGTCCATTTTTTCAAACGTGCAGGGTCGAAATGTATACTACGTCCGGCAATACGTAAAGTTTGCACTGGATCTGTTAACTATCAAG ATCAACAAGCACGATACGATGCCAAACTTTCTCTGTGAGCGCTGTGAACGCAACCTCTACATCATCGCAAAGTTTAAAAAGAAATGTGACGATTCGTTACGTATTCTGCGCCGTGTGAGCGACAGCATCAAGGCAGCCAAGAAGGTAGAGCCCATGGTTACGGATACTACCGGTCGAAATAGGCAGAGGAAAAGGAAGTCCATGAAGACCAAATCACCCGCAGCCCAACAACAGGAGTATATTGACATTTTACAAAAG TTACCTCAAGGGATAAAcgtaggaaaaataaaaaaggaccaaaccaTCGATGTCGTGAAGGAAGATGAAAAGAATAATCAGGCGTCCAACGAATCAGCTTGTAAAAAATCGTTCCACAGCTCCATAGAAGTGCACGTGTTGAAGGAGGAAGTTCTGCCGGAAGACGAAGAGCAACAGGAACAGCACCTTATCGAAAGGCCTTTCGATGACCTTGGCGATAGTGACCTGGGCGAATTCGAACAGGATGATGACTGGGTTCCTATGGTACCGGATGACACGAGGACCTATCGTCCCAGTGCTTACCACGAAGATCAAACAGTAGCactagaagaagaagaagggcaCGAGGATGAAGAAGAAGTACCCGACTATGACGAAGACAAACTTGAATGGGAACAATGTGCGCCAACACGGAAGTACAGTACACGCCGCAGCACCCGAGAGCGTGAAGAGGCGGACGGCGTGAAGGCATCGAAGGCAAAGATCGTCTGTTCGGTGTGTGGGTCAATGGTGAACAATATCAAAACGCACATGACCATCCACAGTGAGGTGCGACCACATCAGTGTGAGCAGTGCCCGAAAAGCTTCACCTCGCGCCACAAACTACAATCGCACACCAACAGCGTGCACCTGCGGAGGCGCGACTTCAAGTGTGAGGTGTGCGGAAAGGCGTTCCTGGAGAAGAACAATCTGAAGGGTCACTTGCGTATCCACATTGGGGAACGGAAATACCGTTGCGACCTGTGTCCGAAGACGTTTCTGTTCGCAGGTACGCTCCGATGCCACAAGTTGACACATACGCAAGAGAAAACGCACGCCTGTCAGGTGTGCGGGAAGCTGTTCCTGATGCGTACCACGCTCAACAAGCATCTGCGCGTGCACAATGATGAGCGGCCGCACCAGTGCGATGTTTGTGATAAACGATTTCGTACGGCCACACACAAGGTCGTGCACATGCGAACCCACACCGGCGAGAAGCCACTGGTGTGTCGCATCTGCGGGATGGGATTTGCCCAGCACAAGGCTCGTAGTGTGCActtgaaaacgaaacacctCGACCAGCTGGTGGCACTGAATTTGATCGACGAGAAGGGCCACTTGAAGGTTTAA
- the LOC128278591 gene encoding splicing factor 1-like produces MRSKDRNRDREAGKSRGRSREKDREKRSERETKERHNGGAKERHRSTERSREGRRSSKERYRRHSRTREDREHRERKSRSRSRDRKHRGHEKERRRSSREHHDSDSNRKEELPGSDLREYEFRGMEYTQSVLDSIFSTAATSDNYAQLLNTYSQQQQIQQQQQQIQEQQALLEQHNDNSCSSIGSRAEMYGGLGANGHSSEGEGERKRRKKSRWAGGDQEKTFIPGMPTIIPATLTPNQQEAYLVQIQIEEISRKLRTGDLMIPQNPEERSPSPEPIYSSDGKRLNTREFRTRKKLEEQRHQLIQRMQSINPDFKPPSDYKPPVIRVSDKVLIPQEEHPDINFVGLLIGPRGNTLKAMEKDTGAKIIIRGKGSVKEGKVGRKDGQPLPGEDEPLHAFITASNPEAVKQAVDRIKDVIRQGIELPEGHNDLRRTQLRELAQLNGTLRETDGQRCNNCGSNEHKSWLCPDKPNITNNIVCSACGGTGHIARDCRSKRPGHGEPPAPGNQLATKIDEEYMSLMAELGEAPPHDSRGHSGGGGRGSYNLFESRSVPRPLMGSSHHGSSLLGSGSGKGGGGGHSNNGMWSHGAKISPSTSTASLPAPPLPPPSGAVPSLMQWPISDDRSAPTVDTSSYRQSPVGVSARSYAAYGAAASTSGGTVAGWLSPDTGVSGIGGSLLGSVWPQASAANVAPPPPSSAPTPIFVPPPPPPC; encoded by the coding sequence ATGAGATCGAAAGATCGCAACCGGGATCGCGAGGCTGGAAAGTCGCGTGGCAGAAGCCGTGAGAAGGATCGTGAAAAACGAAGTGAGCGGGAAACGAAAGAGCGCCACAATGGCGGTGCCAAGGAACGGCACCGGAGCACCGAACGGAGTCGCGAAGGAcgacgcagcagcaaggaACGCTACCGACGCCACAGTCGCACACGTGAGGACCGGGAGCATCGGGAGCGCAAAAGCAGGAGTCGCAGTCGCGACCGAAAGCATCGTGGACATGAGAAGGAACGTCGCCGGTCGTCCAGGGAGCACCACGACAGTGACTCGAACCGTAAGGAGGAGCTGCCGGGATCCGACTTGAGAGAATATGAGTTCAGGGGTATGGAGTACACACAGAGTGTGCTCGATTCCATTTTTTCGACGGCAGCTACGTCGGATAATTACGCCCAATTGCTTAACACTTAtagccagcagcaacaaattcaacagcaacagcagcagatccAGGAACAGCAGGCACTCCTAGAGCAGCACAACGACAATAGCTGTTCATCGATTGGATCCAGAGCAGAAATGTACGGTGGACTGGGAGCTAATGGTCACAGCAGTGAAGGAGAAGGCGAGCGCAAACGGCGCAAAAAGTCACGTTGGGCCGGTGGGGACCAGGAAAAGACTTTCATTCCTGGAATGCCCACCATCATACCGGCAACATTAACCCCCAACCAGCAGGAAGCGTATCTGGTGCAAATCCAGATCGAAGAAATCAGCCGCAAGCTACGGACGGGCGATCTGATGATACCGCAGAATCCAGAAGAAAGATCTCCGTCGCCGGAACCGATATACAGCAGCGACGGTAAGCGGTTGAATACACGCGAGTTTCGCACTCGCAAAAAGCTGGAAGAGCAGCGCCACCAGCTCATCCAGCGCATGCAATCGATCAACCCGGACTTCAAGCCCCCGTCCGACTATAAGCCACCGGTGATTCGTGTCAGTGACAAGGTGCTGATACCGCAGGAGGAGCATCCGGATATCAACTTCGTCGGGCTGCTGATTGGTCCTCGTGGCAACACGCTGAAAGCAATGGAAAAGGACACGGGTGCGAAAATCATTATCCGCGGCAAAGGTTCGGTGAAGGAGGGTAAGGTGGGCCGAAAAGACGGGCAGCCATTGCCGGGCGAGGATGAACCGCTTCACGCGTTCATAACCGCCAGTAACCCGGAGGCGGTGAAGCAGGCGGTCGATCGAATCAAGGACGTAATCCGGCAGGGTATCGAACTTCCCGAGGGTCATAACGATCTGCGCCGCACGCAGTTGCGTGAGCTGGCGCAGCTCAACGGGACGCTGCGTGAGACGGATGGGCAGCGCTGTAACAACTGTGGCTCAAACGAGCACAAAAGCTGGCTGTGCCCGGACAAACCCAACATTACTAACAACATTGTGTGCTCGGCTtgcggcggcaccgggcatATTGCTCGTGACTGTCGTAGCAAGCGCCCGGGACACGGTGAGCCGCCGGCCCCTGGTAATCAGCTCGCAACGAAGATCGACGAAGAGTACATGAGTCTGATGGCGGAACTGGGCGAAGCGCCTCCACATGACAGTCGCGGACatagcggcggtggtggccgcggttcgTACAATTTGTTCGAATCGCGCTCGGTCCCACGCCCGCTTATGGGAAGCTCACACCATGGCTCTTCCCTGCTCGGTAGCGGCTCGGGCAAAGGGGGCGGCGGGGGACACAGCAACAATGGTATGTGGTCCCATGGTGCGAAAATATCGCCATCGACGTCGACTGCCTCCTTGCCAGCACCGCCTCTTCCGCCGCCATCTGGCGCGGTTCCTTCTTTGATGCAATGGCCAATATCGGATGACCGATCCGCACCAACCGTTGACACTTCATCCTACAGGCAGTCACCGGTCGGAGTTTCGGCCCGTTCATACGCCGCATATGGGGCGGCTGCTTCAACATCCGGTGGCAccgttgctggctggctgtcacCGGACACTGGTGTCAGCGGAATTGGGGGCTCATTGCTCGGTTCGGTCTGGCCACAAGCCTCCGCCGCAAATGTAGCACCTCCACCGCCGTCTAGTGCTCCGACTCCCATTTTTGTTCCGCCTCCTCCACCTCCGTGTTAA